One window of the Podospora pseudopauciseta strain CBS 411.78 chromosome 4, whole genome shotgun sequence genome contains the following:
- the FLC3_2 gene encoding putative flavin carrier protein 3 (COG:S; EggNog:ENOG503NW1I), with amino-acid sequence MRLPSLNPLFAISTLATLLLPVVVTAESVLRSSSLAACQASSGFTASLFDVVFTPNNRTVAIDLLATSSIEGYVLFDITIIAYGYKAIQTTVDPCEAKIMGLCPMVSGKMTHPFNLGPFDKEALDVIPGIAYTFPDLDATVRVYINMTSGENKGQTIACLEADVSNGKTVDLIGVKWAAAAVILVAFIASAIVAGLGFTNAASHIAANTLALLAYFQSQAMIGLCSVSLPPVVQSWTQDFQWTMGIIRVGFIQTILTWYQRSTGGTASVIFDTLSIVSVQVEKMKRSLPVLEPAVQAIQKRATDIAHHASTLGKRSYEKTEWGSYIVYGIQRVAFRARIETTNLFLTGITFFYILCLVLVILVLLFKVGVELAVRLKISKGDRFSEFRTGWLTTLKGILFRLTLVCFPPVVILCLWEFTQVDSPGAVVLAVFFLFSMLGALSYAAFKIIQIARRSVALHRNPAYILFSEPRVLNKWGFLYVQYRASAYYFIVPTLVYILVKGMFIALAQRSGVVQAVALIIIEAAALITVSVIRPFMDKSTNSFNIAICSLNFVNAIFLFVFTDVFGLPGLVIGVVGVVLWIANAAFSLILLLMLIITTGIILFHNNPDTRYQFMNDDRTSFIKSQTHIATTSELDALAATARGTGKTIDLDDDESARSSPANVGGLPRPGTAGSNTSPNRYSLKSVRDSARNSVRSSMIAPGGVYMSEKPGGQGHHLRNQASGSVRAPSPLTASGSDGSLPKTSSPPKPQGGNQWQRGAGYD; translated from the exons ATGCGGCTTCCATCTTTGAACCCTCTTTTCGCCATCTCCACTCTCGCTACCCTCCTTCTACCCGTCGTTGTCACCGCCGAATCTGTCCTCCGATCGAGTTCGTTGGCCGCCTGTCAGGCAAGCTCGGGCTTCACAGCCAGTCTCTTCGATGTCGTCTTCACGCCCAACAACAGGACCGTTGCAATCGACCTGCTGGCCACATCATCCATCGAGGGCTATGTGTTGttcgacatcaccatcatcgcctATGGCTACAAGGCAATTCAAACCACGGTTGATCCCTGCGAGGCCAAAATCATGGGGTTATGTCCCATGGTATCAGGAAAGATGACGCACCCCTTCAACCTGGGACCCTTCGACAAAGAGGCGCTCGATGTCATCCCAGGCATTGCCTACACATTCCCCGACTTGGATGCGACTGTCAGGGTCTACATCAACATGACGTCCGGAGAGAACAAGGGTCAGACCATCGCGTGTCTGGAGGCTGATGTATCCAACGGAAAGACTGTTGATCTTATTGGCGTGAAATGGGCTGCGGCTGCGGTGATCCTCGTGGCTTTCATCGCATCCGCCATCGTTGCGGGCCTGGGCTTCACCAATGCCGCCTCCCATATTGCTGCCAACACCTTGGCTCTGCTCGCCTACTTCCAGTCTCAGGCCATGATCGGCCTCTGCAGCGTCTCGCTACCTCCCGTCGTGCAGTCATGGACTCAGGATTTCCAGTGGACTATGGGTATCATCAGGGTCGGTTTCATCCAAACCATCCTGACATGGTACCAGCGCTCCACTGGCGGAACAGCCTCCGTCATTTTCGACACGCTCAGCATCGTGTCGGTTCAGGTCGAAAAGATGAAGCGCTCATTGCCGGTGCTGGAGCCTGCCGTCCAGGCCATTCAGAAAAGGGCGACCGATATTGCTCACCACGCCAGCACTCTTGGAAAGCGTTCTTACGAAAAGACCGAGTGGGGCAGCTACATCGTCTATGGTATCCAAAGAGTTGCCTTCCGGGCCCGGATTGAGACAACCAACCTGTTCTTGACCGGCATCACCTTCTTCTACATCTTGTGCTTGGTCTTGGTCATTCTGGTACTGCTGTTCAAGGTGGGCGTGGAATTGGCTGTCAGGCTCAAGATTTCCAAGGGCGACCGGTTTTCCGAGTTCAGGACCGGCTGGTTGACAACCTTGAAGGGCATCCTCTTCCGCCTTACCTTGGTCTGCTTCCCCCCTGTTGTTATCCTTTGCCTGTGGGAGTTTACGCAGGTCGACTCGCCGGGCGCCGTTGTTCTCGCCGTGTTCTTCCTTTTCAGCATGCTCGGCGCCTTGAGCTACGCTGCTTTCAAAATTATCCAAATCGCCCGGCGCAGCGTCGCGCTCCACCGCAACCCAGCCTACATTCTGTTCTCGGAGCCTCGCGTTCTCAACAAGTGGGGCTTCTTGTACGTTCAGTACCGCGCTTCGGCTTACTACTTCATCGTCCCAACACTTGTCTACATCCTGGTCAAGGGCATGTTTATTGCGCTGGCCCAGCGCTCCGGTGTCGTCCAGGCTGTCGCCCTGATCATCATTGAGGCAGCTGCCCTCATCACCGTCAGTGTGATCCGTCCCTTCATGGACAAGTCGACAAACTCTTTCAACATCGCCATTTGCTCCCTTAACTTTGTCAACGCCATTTTCCTCTTCGTTTTTACCGACGTGTTTGGTCTTCCCGGTCTTGTGATTGGAGTGGTCGGTGTCGTTCTCTGGATTGCCAACGCCGCCTTTTCGCTGATCCTCCTGCTCATGCTCATCATTACCACGGGTATCATTCTGTTccacaacaaccccgacACACGATACCAGTTTATGAACGACGACCGCACGAGCTTCATCAAGTCCCAGACGCACATCGCCACGACCTCGGAGTTGGATGCGTTGGCCGCTACAGCGCGCGGAACTGGCAAGACGATCGACTTGGACGATGACGAGAGTGCCCGGTCGAGCCCTGCCAACGTCGGTGGGCTCCCACGCCCTGGCACAGCAGGATCCAACACGAGTCCCAATCGGTATTCCCTCAAGAGCGTCAGGGACTCGGCGAGGAATAGCGTGAGGAGTTCCATGATTGCTCCAGGTGGTGTCTACATGTCGGAGAAACCGGGTGGACAGGGCCACCACCTGAGAAATCAGGCCAGTGGGAGTGTCAGGGCACCGAGCCCCTTGACGGCGTCGGGGAGCGACGGCAGTTTACCAAAGACttcgtcaccaccaaagccgcAAGGTGGAAA TCAATGGCAACGTGGCGCCGGGTACGACTAG
- the DBP3 gene encoding RNA-dependent ATPase (COG:A; BUSCO:EOG092625P1; EggNog:ENOG503NV0I), whose product MSAGKKHARPDGEEQAVRSSKKAKTDEVANATTDADGSDLKAEKKKQKKKDKKEKEKRERGEKKERKEKKENKEDADEQQDTEIPDADAESGPKAEKTDKKKDKKKSNKSKSSEEPIASASDDEIKAYLTKEEIKIEDPSNSSLQPILKFTQLPTSKLIAKKPFAAYNAPTPIQAASWPFTLAGRDAIGIAETGSGKTMAFALPCVEKLSIHSKKASKDYRSTRPRAVIVAPTRELAMQTHEAVSGLASQVGLTAVCIYGGASKDDQRALLRKNNGADIITATPGRLKDFLSDNTVNLGDVMFAVLDEADRMLDKGFEDDIKLILGGCPPKEERQTLMFTATWPTSVRVLAESFMVNPVKVTIGNRTRAGEDGNSSGTVELQANSRIEQKVEVVDPRGKEQRLLELLREAQKGSAKNDRILVFCLYKKEAVRVEQFLERRGIRVASIHGDLRQDQRTKSLEAFKAGTTSVLVATDVAARGLDIPEVKLVINVTFPLTIEDYVHRIGRTGRAGKTGKAITLFTEHDKAHSGSLVNILKAAKQDVPEDLLKFGTTVKKKAHDSYGAFYKDVDMTKKATKITF is encoded by the exons ATGTCTGCCGGAAAGAAGCACGCCCGTCCCGAcggggaggagcaggccgTTCGCTCCTCCAAGAAGGCAAAGACCGACGAGGTTGCCAATGCCACGACCGACGCCGATGGCTCCGACTtgaaggccgagaagaagaagcagaagaagaaggacaagaaggagaaggagaagagggaaaggggggagaagaaggaaaggaaggagaaaaaagagaacaAGGAGGACGCCGACGAGCAACAAGACACCGAGATCCCCGACGCCGACGCCGAGTCCGGGCCCAAGGCTGAGAAGacggacaagaagaaggataaGAAGAAGTCTAACAAGTCCAAGTCATCCGAGGAGCCTATCGCCAGCGCTTCCGATGACGAGATAAAGGCTTACctgaccaaggaggagatcaaaATCGAGGACCCCTCTAACAGCTCTCTGCAGCCCATCCTCAAGTTCACCCAGCTTCCCACCTCCAAGCTCATCGCCAAGAAGCCCTTCGCCGCCTACAATGCCCCCACTCCCATTCAGGCCGCTTCCTGGCCCTTCACCCTTGCCGGCCGCGATGCGATCGGTATTGCCGAGACGGGTTCTGGAAAGACCATGGCCTTCGCTCTGCCCTGCGTCGAGAAGCTTAGCATCCACTCCAAGAAGGCGTCCAAGGACTACCGCAGCACCCGCCCACGCGCCGTCATTGTGGCACCCACCCGTGAGCTGGCCATGCAGACGCACGAGGCTGTCTCTGGGCTGGCTTCTCAGGTCGGTCTCACGGCCGTCTGCATCTACGGTGGCGCGAGCAAGGATGACCAGCGCGCGCTTCTGCGCAAGAACAACGGTGCCGATATCATCACGGCGACCCCCGGCAGATTGAAGGACTTCCTTTCCGACAACACTGTCAACCTCGGCGACGTCATGTTTGCCGTGCTCGACGAGGCCGATCGCATGCTGGACAAGGGTTTCGAGGACGACATCAAGCTGATCTTGGGCGGCTGCCCGCCAAAGGAGGAGCGCCAGACCCTGATGTTCACTGCGACATGGCCGACAAGTGTGCGTGTTCTCGCCGAGAGCTTCATGGTCAACCCCGTCAAGGTCACCATTGGCAACCGCACTCGCGCCGGCGAAGATGGGAACAGCAGTGGTACCGTCGAGTTGCAAGCCAACAGCAGAATCGAGCAAAAGGTCGAGGTCGTCGATCCCCGGGGCAAGGAGCAGCGGCTCTTGGAGCTTCTCCGTGAAGCACAGAAGGGCTCTGCCAAGAACGACAGGATATTGGTGTTTTGCCTGTACAAGAAGGAGGCGGTGCGCGTGGAGCAGTTCCTCGAAAGGCGAGGCATCCGCGTCGCTAGTATCCACGGTGACCTCCGACAGGACCAGCGTACCAAGAGCCTGGAGGCCTTCAAGGCCGGTACCACATCGGTGCTGGTTGCCACAGATGTTGCCGCCCGTGGGTTGGATATCCCCGAGGTTAAGCTTGTCATCAACGTCACC TTCCCCTTGACCATTGAGGACTATGTCCACCGCATTGGCCGAACTGGCCGTGCCGGAAAGACAGGCAAGGCCATCACGCTGTTCACCGAGCACGACAAGGCGCACTCTGGCTC CCTCGTCAACATCCTCAAGGCCGCCAAGCAAGATGTGCCAGAAGATCTCTTGAAGTTTGGCACGaccgtcaagaagaaggcccaCGACTCGTATGGTGCTTTTTACAAGGACGTGGACATGACCAAGAAGGCGACCAAGATAACTTTCTAA
- the RFT1 gene encoding Oligosaccharide translocation protein rft1 (COG:D; EggNog:ENOG503NWTC) — protein MGAPEDVAAASKPEPIVSAASTTTSTTTSTRLLRGASVLILLQIISRAITFIANQVLLRFLTAQLLGVSTQLEVYYLSVIFFARESLRVAIQRQDSSSFSDDQGSKKQNNGAQAVVNLGYLAIGLGFPLSFFFGWLYLNSLSTSTLASAPNLVVALYIYALAAIVELLSEPAFMVMQTRLQFSARAAAESIATFLRCTITLGSAVYGARRELSLGVLPFALGQLGYGTGLLLVYLHSGSGLASRENFSLLPRPISSSGQYLHPPTLKLTSSLLSQSVLKHLLTQGDTFLVSILSSPTSQGVYALANNYGGLLARLVFQPIEESSRSYFSRLLSSPSTPLSDKSSEKQTTETAPTPEKTASQSLLSLLKSYLLLSLIITSLAPVAAPLLLSVVAGKQWLTSGAGATLSLYTYYIPLLAINGITEAFVSSVATEKQVHKQSAWMGVFSLVFASAGFITLKVLDMGAEGLVWANGVNMACRIVWCWGFINNWFKQRGVEADVREVLPSGVGVGAAVVAGSLVRGLHFTSKGGVKEVLIGLGKIAGVGVVFLGVLAFSERQFLLSAFQAIKGRRQV, from the exons ATGGGCGCTCCGGAAGATGTTGCCGCCGCTTCAAAACCGGAACCGATTGTTTCGGCAGCAAGCACGACGACAAGCACGACGACGAGCACTCGCCTTCTCCGGGGCGCGTCCgtgctcatcctccttcaaATCATATCCCGCGCCATCACCTTCATCGCCAACCAGGTCCTGCTGCGTTTTCTAACCGCTCAACTGCTTGGCGTTTCGACCCAACTTGAAGTTTACTATCTCTCTGTCATCTTTTTTGCGAGGGAAAGTCTGCGTGTGGCCATTCAGCGCCAggactcttcctccttctcagacGACCAGGGCAGCAAGAAGCAAAACAATGGCGCCCAAGCCGTCGTCAACCTGGGTTACCTTGCCATTGGCCTAGGCTTtcccttgtccttcttctttggctgGCTTTACCTCAACTCACTGagcacctccaccctcgcctcAGCTCCGAATCTCGTCGTGGCACTCTACATCTacgccctcgccgccatcgTGGAACTCCTCTCCGAACCAGCGTTCATGGTGATGCAAACTCGGCTACAATTCTCAGCTCGCGCCGCTGCAGAGTCCATCGCTACTTTCCTCCGTTGCACCATCACCCTTGGCTCAGCCGTCTATGGTGCCCGTCGGGAGTTGTCTCTTGGAGTGCTGCCCTTTGCCCTCGGCCAGCTAGGCTACGGAACTGGTCTTCTCCTCGTCTATCTCCACAGCGGCTCCGGTCTTGCATCAAGAGAGAATTTTTCCTTGCTTCCCCGACCAATTTCTTCCTCGGGGCAGtacctccaccctcccaccCTCAAACTCACGTCTTCCTTGCTCTCTCAGTCGGTTTTAaaacacctcctcacccaagGCGACACCTTTCTCGTCTctatcctctcctcccccacttCGCAGGGTGTTTATGCATTAGCAAACAACTACGGCGGTCTCCTCGCCCGTCTCGTCTTCCAACCCATCGAGGAGTCCTCGCGCAGTTACTTTTCCCGGTTGCTCTCCTCGCCTTCCACCCCTCTTTCAGATAAAAGTTCCGAAAAGCAGACCACAGAGACCGCGCCCACCCCGGAAAAAACAGCCTCCCagtccctcctctccctcctcaaatcctacctcctcctctccctgatcatcacctccctcgcccccgTCGCTGCtcctttgttgttgtccgTCGTGGCAGGAAAGCAGTGGCTCACGTCCGGTGCGGGTGCCACCCTCTCTCTATACACCTATTACATTCCCTTACTCGCCATCAACGGTATAACCGAGGCTTTCGTCTCGTCCGTCGCCACGGAGAAGCAGGTCCACAAGCAGTCAGCCTGGATGGGGGTGTTTAGTCTCGTGTTTGCCTCGGCCGGGTTCATCACCCTCAAGGTCCTCGACATGGGTGCAGAGGGGCTGGTCTGGGCGAATGGGGTGAACATGGCTTGTAGGAttgtttggtgttgggggttcATCAACAACTGGTTCAAAcagaggggggtggaagcggatgtgagggaggtgttgcCGAGCGGGGTTGGAGTCGGGGCGGCCGTGGTGGCGGGGAGTCTGGTTAGGGGGTTGCACTTCACCAGCAAGGGaggggtgaaggaggtgttgatcgggttggggaagattgccggggtgggggtggtgtttctgGGGGTGCT ggcATTTTCCGAACGACAGTTTTTACTGTCTGCATTTCAAGCGATCAAAGGACGGAGGCAGGTGTAG
- a CDS encoding hypothetical protein (EggNog:ENOG503PZQN) has protein sequence MVSSKAFFCLPLALYSFFGSALASSDGSIGKRDAHLEERQRCRTPGWIPACPGPFQCVPPGAICCSDGVTYVMPPRNCPDGQTPLATATINDPAPTITTLITTVPASTITVIDYAWYTFTYYYYYYYYSYHVDATTTILYSTLVTTSTGISLTATNAAAATSLYNEYTRTVVVPTPSQTVTTVTNATETISVEPEPTPTASLTVSATGNGTISLVLPTSTSSTPVQAGAGRNGIVGGFLGLALGFAAIL, from the exons ATGGTCAGCTCAAAGGCATTCTTTTGCTTGCCATTGGCACTATACTCTTTCTTTGGCTCCGCCCTGGCATCTAGTGATGGCTCGATTGGCAAGCGAGATGCTCATCTCGAAGAACGTCAGCGTTGCCGGACTCCAGGCTGGATTCCTGCCTGCCCCG GTCCCTTTCAGTGCGTTCCACCGGGAGCCATCTGCTGCTCCGACGGCGTGACGTACGTAATGCCTCCCCGTAACTGTCCCGACGGCCAAACCCCCCTGGCtaccgccaccatcaacgaCCCAGCCCCTACCATCACCACGCTCATCACCACGGTCCCGGCCTCTACGATTACCGTCATTGACTATGCGTGGTACACCTTCACATATTATTACTACTACTATTATTACTCCTATCACGTCGATGCAACCACAACGATCCTTTATTCTACTCTCGTCACAACGTCTACCGGCATCTCTTTGACTGCCACGAACGCTGCCGCAGCCACATCCTTGTACAATGAATATACTAGGACCGTGGTCGTGCCAACTCCTTCTCAGACGGTTACAACTGTTACTAATGCAACTGAGACCATCTCCGTTGAGCCTGAGCCGACCCCTACCGCGAGCCTCACTGTCTCGGCGACTGGCAATGGCACTATCAGCCTGGTCCTTCCCACAAGCACTAGCAGCACGCCAGTTCAAGCGGGTGCCGGAAGGAATGGCATTGTTGGAGGTTTCTTGGGTCTGGCCCTTGGGTTCGCCGCGATACTTTAG
- a CDS encoding hypothetical protein (COG:G; CAZy:AA9; EggNog:ENOG503NW4V) — protein sequence MKLNLGSLALWVLSAAPVAEAHYRFSKLLVNGKLSGDWEYMRENSNGIMPTKQFLAPSDDFRCNSGSFANAGKTKVAKVMPGDTIGFQLWYYATMQHPGPLTIHMSKAPGDVRNYRGDGDWFKVHQMIICKAPNQYLNDKDWCTWDLATVQFTLPRDTPPGQYLVRVEHIALHGAQSGDTEFYFTCAQIEVGGNGNGKPGPMVKIPGLYDSNDPALRFFIYGARSYPYSNVGKHAVWTGGSGGGSSPAPNPAPSNPPVTNPSPGGGTAPLWGQCGGNGWTGPTRCAEGTCKFSNDWYSQCVP from the exons ATGAAGTTGAATCTTGGAAGCCTCGCCCTCTGGGTGCTCTCAGCGGCACCAGTCGCTGAGGCCCATTACCGCTTCAGCAAACTGCTCGTGAACGGCAAGCTCTCCGGCGACTGGGAGTACATGCGAGAGAACAGCAACGGCATCATGCCCACGAAACAGTTTCTCGCACCCAGTGACGACTTCCGGTGCAATTCCGGCAGCTTTGCCAATGCTGGAAAGACCAAAGTGGCCAAGGTCATGCCTGGAGATACCATCGGCTTCCAGCTGTGGTACTACGCGACGATGCAGCACCCAGGGCCGTTGACGATCCACATGTCCAAAGCCCCCGGCGATGTGCGCAACTATCGCGGTGATGGGGACTGGTTCAAAGTTCATCAGATGATCATCTGCAAGGCCCCGAACCAATACCTG AACGATAAGGACTGGTGCACGTGGGACCTTGCCACCGTCCAGTTCACCCTTCCCCGCGACACCCCCCCCGGTCAATATCTCGTCCGCGTCGAGCACATTGCCCTGCACGGTGCCCAAAGCGGTGACACAGAGTTCTACTTCACTTGCGCACAGATTGAAGTCGGCGGCAATGGCAACGGTAAACCGGGACCCATGGTGAAGATCCCCGGACTCTACGACTCGAATGATCCGGCATTGCGTTTCTTTATTTATGGCGCGCGGTCGTATCCTTATAGCAACGTTGGCAAGCATGCGGTTTGGACAGGTGGCAGCGGTGGCGGGAGCTCGCCGGCGCCTAACCCGGCCCCGTCGAATCCGCCAgtcaccaacccatccccgGGTGGTGGCACGGCGCCTCTTTGGGGTCAATGTGGAGGGAATGGCTGGACGGGCCCGACACGGTGTGCGGAGGGAACTTGCAAGTTTAGCAACGATTGGTATTCGCAATGTGTGCCCTGA
- a CDS encoding hypothetical protein (EggNog:ENOG503P4J9; COG:Q), producing MVYYDITPSKQAGLPRYLYHQATFRPAPVHSVNLAGHTAIVTGANSGVGFEVSRQFLDLGLTRLILAVRDEAKGAAAVQKLALKPDGTKRESGATVEVWKLDLFDHGSVLSFAKLDIIMLNAAMGVPSKRAFRPETRHDETLQVNYLSTALLATLLLPVVNKTRANQPAPTRITFTSSEASAWAKLPLGKKIPILETLDKPEEDVDLADGMFTSKLLVFLRELAKRAPVKIAAIKWGVSPGMVNDSEFDREFKKTTTGAIMQRIKMWVGNSSAVAARMVTYAAAGCGEDTHGEFLSFQKVVPMAPIIYTGQGEVISARLWKETMEEFKFANVDNIINSLG from the exons ATGGTCTATTACGACATCACCCCTTCCAAGCAGGCCGGCCTCCCCCGCTACCTTTACCACCAAGCCACCTTCAGACCAGCCCCAGTTCATAGCGTCAACCTTGCCGGCCACACTGCCATCGTAACAGGAGCCAACTCGGGCGTCGGCTTCGAAGTCAGCCGGCAATTTCTCGACCTTGGTCTGACCAGGCTGATCCTTGCCGTTCGAGACGAAGCCAAAGGCGCCGCTGCTGTACAAAAGCTTGCTCTCAAGCCTGATGGAACCAAACGTGAATCTGGCGCCACTGTCGAAGTCTGGAAGCTCGACCTTTTCGATCATGGCTCTGTTCTGTCGTTTGCAAA ACTCGACATCATTATGCTGAACGCCGCGATGGGGGTCCCGTCCAAGCGTGCTTTCCGCCCAGAAACGAGACACGATGAGACACTTCAGGTGAACTACCTTTCCACTGCGCTGCTGGCTACCCTGTTGCTCCCAGTGGTCAACAAGACAAGAGCAAATCAACCCGCTCCGACCCGCATCACGTTTACCTCCTCCGAAGCATCAGCTTGGGCAAAGCTCCCACTTGGCAAAAAGATCCCCATTCTTGAGACGCTTGACAAGCCGGAGGAGGACGTGGACTTGGCAGATGGGATGTTTACCTCGAAGCTTCTCG TTTTTTTGCGGGAGCTGGCAAAACGAGCGCCCGTCAAGATTGCGGCCATCAAATGGGGCGTGTCGCCTGGCATGGTGAATGACTCCGAGTTTGACCGCGAATTTAAGAAGACGACCACGGGGGCAATAATGCAGAGGATCAAGATGTGGGTGGGAAATAGCTCGGCTGTGGCGGCGAGAATGGTCACGTATGCGGCAGCGGGGTGTGGGGAGGACACGCATGGGGAGTTTTTGTCCTTTCAGAAAGTGGTACC CATGGCTCCCATTATTTACACGGGCCAAGGGGAGGTCATATCTGCTCGGTTGTGGAAGGAGACAATGGAAGAGTTCAAGTTTGCGAACGtggacaacatcatcaacagttTGGGCTGA
- a CDS encoding hypothetical protein (COG:S; EggNog:ENOG503NUYT): MSRRHLGELTMSTDPVLSEADAARLASRRQLPPPVPAYLPTGPNSPLAVGKELYSKIQSAPRVLEQSFTIPIRSGKAWTASAGSVIRISTPEGPQVGDLNIWNQHNPSERFWASRTRQLHSTHLTTHDRLWSCLPYMRPLLTILSDSLSWYGTDSNGGRVHDLLGTRCDPYINHLLSGGQSYNHHCHSNLVRAVSEFGLEERDVHDVINLFQVTGLDEKGRYCMSACPAEKGDYIEFLAEVDVLMGLSTCPGGDLSLWGFGADSEKEMEKCCRPLKVEVFRLEDGGLLEREGWREAEVSGYKGGHGLGA, translated from the exons ATGTCCCGAAGACACTTAGGTGAACTCACCATGTCCACCGACCCAGTTCTTTCTGAAGCTGATGCCGCTCGCCTGGCCTCTCGGCGCCAGCTTCCACCTCCTGTGCCAGCCTACCTCCCGACCGGCCCCAACTCGCCTCTGGCTGTCGGCAAAGAGCTGTACTCCAAGATCCAATCTGCTCCTCGGGTCCTGGAACAGAGCTTTaccatccccatccgctCAGGCAAAGCTTGGACTGCCTCCGCCGGCTCCGTCATCCGCATCAGCACACCCGAAGGACCTCAAGTAGGTGATCTGAACATCTG GAATCAACACAACCCCTCCGAACGCTTCTGGGCCTCTCGCACCCGCCAGCTCCActccacccacctcaccacgCACGACCGTCTCTGGTCCTGCCTCCCCTACATgcgccccctcctcaccatcctctccgaCTCTCTATCCTGGTACGGCACCGACTCCAACGGCGGACGCGTCCACGATCTCCTCGGTACAAGGTGCGACCCCTACATCAACCATCTCTTGTCTGGGGGCCAAAGCTACAATCATCACTGCCATAGCAACCTTGTCCGAGCCGTCAGTGAGTTTGGCTTAGAAGAGAGGGACGTGCATGATGTGATTAATTTGTTTCAGGTTACGGGGCTGGATGAGAAGGGAAGGTATTGTATGAGTGCTTGCCCGGCGGAAAAGGGGGACTACATTGAGTTTCTGGCCGAGGTGGATGTGCTGATGGGGTTGAGTACTTGCCCCGGGGGGGATTTGAGCCTCTGGGGCTTTGGGGCGGATagcgagaaggagatggagaagtgTTGCCGGCCGTTGAAGGTGGAAGTTTTCCggttggaggatgggggtttgttggagCGGGAAGGGTGGAGGGAAGCGGAGGTGAGTGGGTACAAGGGGGGTCACGGACTCGGTGCTTGA
- a CDS encoding hypothetical protein (EggNog:ENOG503NUTE; COG:Q), translated as MATAEAAYAVEKAIGHDDNNIIQQDVSNFNQKGTGDPNETMKALVWQTKQKVEIVDVPKPKIIEPRDVILKVTGTTVCGSDLHLLHGAVLQMHKGDILGHEFCGVVDQVGSAVRDKVQVGKRYVVSFQIACGDCFFCKQKLSSQCETTNSNTTTKAMYGGRTAGIFGYSHLTGGFAGGQAEYVRVPLGDVNLLEIPDDVPDEKALWLSDVLPTAYNAVKDTAVYPGDVVTIFGAGPVGQMAGVFAVGEGASKVIFVDTEPRLSIIKSRWPKQHRDKIEVLDFKQLSFGVTSKDTVVSKLKELTGGRGPDVAIECAAGEYAKGWMHWLEMSLGAETDTSEIINEMIEGVRNYGRAGVTGVYVGYTNHFNIGSLMQRGIRLIGNGQAPVHKYWEELLEKIKTGELDPVQMISHRVRLEDLDKVYYKFDNKEDGMQKVFVETKFSHPRAAGTPELTKY; from the exons ATGGCAACAGCAGAAGCAGCCTATGCCGTCGAGAAGGCCATCGGTCACGATGACAATAACATCATCCAGCAGGATGTCTCCAACTTCAACCAGAAGGGCACCGGCGACCCTAACGAGACGATGAAAGCTCTAGTATGGCAGACCAAGCAAAAGGTCGAGATTG tTGACGTTCCCAAACCAAAAATCATCGAGCCCCGCGACGTCATCCTCAAGGTGACCGGCACCACCGTTTGCGGTTCCGATCTTCATCTGCTCCACGGCGCCGTCCTCCAAATGCACAAGGGCGATATCCTCGGCCACGAATTCTGCGGTGTCGTCGACCAGGTCGGCTCCGCCGTCCGTGACAAGGTTCAGGTTGGCAAGCGATACGTTGTCTCCTTCCAGATTGCCTGCGGTGACTGCTTCTTCTGCAAGCAGAAGCTTTCGTCGCAGTGCGAAACGACCAACTcgaacaccaccaccaaggcaATGTACGGAGGGAGGACAGCTGGCATCTTTGGGTATTCGCATCTGACGGGTGGTTTTGCCGGTGGTCAAGCCGAGTATGTGAGGGTCCCGCTGGGCGACGTAAACTTGCTGGAGATTCCAGATGATGTTCCAGATGAGAAGGCGTTGTGGCTATCTGATGTTTTGCCGACGGCTTACAATGCTGTCAAGGATACTGCCGTATACCCCGGTGATGTGGTGACTATCTTCGGTGCCGGGCCTGTTGGGCAGATGGCGGGTGTTTTTGCAGTCGGCGAGGGTGCCAGCAAGGTTATCTTTGTCGATACCGAGCCCAGGCTGTCGATCATCAAGTCGAGATGGCCCAAGCAGCACCGGGACAAGATTGAGGTGCTGGATTTCAAGCAGCTCAGCTTTGGGGTGACCAGCAAGGACACCGTGGTGAGCAAGTTGAAGGAGTTGACAGGTGGGCGTGGCCCAGACGTTGCTATCGAGTGCGCCGCTGGAGAGTACGCCAAGGGCTGGATGCACTGGCTGGAAATGAGCTTGGGAGCCGAGACGGACACGAGTGAAATCATCAATGAGATGATTGAGGGTGTGAGGAACTACGGTCGTGCCGGTGTTACTGGTGTCTATGTTGGATAC ACAAACCACTTCAACATTGGATCTTTGATGCAGCGCGGCATCCGCCTGATTGGCAACGGCCAGGCCCCCGTGCACAAGTACTGGGAGGAGTTGCTAGAGAAGATCAAGACGGGCGAGCTCGACCCAGTGCAGATGATTTCGCATCGTGTCCGCCTCGAGGACTTGGACAAGGTCTACTACAAATTTGACAACAAGGAGGACGGCATGCAGAAGGTGTTTGTTGAGACCAAGTTCTCGCATCCACGAGCGGCTGGGACGCCAGAGCTGACCAAATACTAG